In Pseudobythopirellula maris, a single window of DNA contains:
- a CDS encoding enoyl-CoA hydratase/isomerase family protein, producing MPSDAIEVRVDGPVGTVTLGRPDHGNALTRAMIAELRTALDDLYREKRVRAVVLTGRGEAFCLGRDVGEQAAESTNPADDLARWGAEAEEYRDLVAAMLELPKPIVAAVSGPAEAGGAGLVLASDVAVGCPGAGFGFPEPRRGVVAGVAAPLLAWRLGAGAAARLLLTSETISAEEAHRIGVYHELVGADLVWARASEVGNQAAQAAPEAVQLTKRLLWETIGEQLATQLSNGAIASAMARTTEAAKEGLNAHLGDREPEWP from the coding sequence ATGCCTAGCGACGCAATCGAAGTACGGGTCGATGGCCCCGTCGGCACCGTGACCCTCGGCCGGCCCGACCACGGCAACGCGCTCACCCGAGCGATGATCGCCGAGCTGCGCACGGCGCTCGACGATCTTTACCGCGAGAAACGGGTGCGGGCGGTCGTGCTCACCGGGCGAGGCGAGGCGTTCTGCCTGGGGCGCGACGTGGGGGAGCAAGCCGCCGAGAGCACGAACCCGGCCGACGACCTCGCACGCTGGGGCGCCGAGGCCGAGGAGTACCGCGACCTCGTGGCCGCGATGCTCGAACTGCCCAAGCCGATCGTCGCCGCGGTGAGCGGCCCCGCCGAGGCGGGGGGCGCCGGCCTGGTGCTGGCCAGCGACGTGGCCGTCGGCTGCCCCGGCGCGGGCTTCGGCTTCCCCGAACCGCGACGCGGCGTGGTGGCGGGCGTGGCGGCGCCGCTGCTGGCGTGGCGCCTCGGCGCCGGCGCAGCGGCCCGGCTGCTGCTCACTTCTGAGACGATCTCGGCCGAAGAGGCCCACCGCATCGGCGTTTACCACGAGCTGGTCGGAGCCGACTTGGTGTGGGCCCGGGCGTCGGAGGTTGGAAACCAAGCCGCTCAGGCGGCGCCGGAGGCCGTGCAGCTGACCAAGCGGCTGTTGTGGGAGACGATCGGCGAGCAGCTCGCCACGCAGCTCAGCAATGGCGCCATCGCCAGCGCGATGGCCCGCACCACGGAGGCGGCCAAGGAGGGGCTCAACGCGCACCTCGGCGACCGCGAGCCCGAGTGGCCGTGA
- the recJ gene encoding single-stranded-DNA-specific exonuclease RecJ, whose amino-acid sequence MAKRWRLATHDPARIAALQSAAKLPAVVAQLLVARGIDDPAIALDFLEPKLTGLRDPDLLPGATLAAELLHRAVAGKKRIVVYGDYDADGMTSSAIMLRCFKVLGAEARLYMPHRFDEGYGLNVEAIRTLAAEGAETIVTVDCGVASIEEAKLAKELGLQLIVTDHHQMADRLPDAAAVVHPGLPGSDYPFPGLCGAAVALKVAWALCQHASQAKRVSEPMRRFLMQAVGLAAIGTVADVVPLIDENRILVRNGLAALRHHPTVGFKELERVAQLTRTPELGCEDLAFSICPRLNATGRLGQAELGVELLTTNSPERAAELADYLDELNETRKTLERSVLLAARKQAKERCRPETDPALVLAGHGWHPGVIGIVAGKLAEQYHKPVVVVSLDELGVKPGIGSGRSIPGFNLHEAFAHATEHLESHGGHAAAAGLRVQEKNVEAFRVAFCAYAERALGEENGGPEIQIDAETPLSALTHQAVSQIERLAPFGHGNRRPTLCTSDVRMAGPPRRMGGAGRHLSLDLEQHGVKLRAVAFGGGDWEEALLRVDGPLSIAFRPVINTFRGYRSVEVHLDDWKRDVPSGD is encoded by the coding sequence ATGGCCAAGCGGTGGCGACTCGCGACGCACGACCCCGCGCGCATCGCCGCCCTGCAATCGGCCGCCAAGCTGCCGGCCGTCGTCGCCCAGCTGCTGGTCGCCCGCGGGATCGATGACCCGGCGATCGCGCTCGACTTTCTCGAGCCCAAGCTCACCGGCCTCCGCGACCCGGATCTCTTGCCCGGCGCCACGCTGGCGGCCGAGCTGCTCCACCGCGCCGTTGCCGGCAAGAAGCGGATCGTCGTCTACGGCGACTACGACGCCGACGGCATGACCTCCTCGGCGATCATGCTGCGCTGCTTCAAGGTGCTCGGCGCCGAGGCGCGGCTCTACATGCCGCACCGCTTTGACGAGGGCTACGGCCTGAACGTCGAAGCGATCCGCACCCTCGCCGCCGAGGGCGCCGAGACGATCGTCACGGTCGACTGCGGCGTGGCCAGCATCGAAGAGGCGAAGCTCGCCAAGGAGCTCGGCCTGCAGCTGATCGTGACCGATCACCACCAGATGGCCGACCGCCTGCCCGACGCCGCGGCGGTGGTCCACCCCGGCCTGCCGGGCTCCGACTACCCGTTCCCAGGGCTGTGCGGCGCGGCCGTGGCGCTCAAGGTCGCCTGGGCCCTTTGCCAACACGCCAGCCAAGCGAAACGCGTGAGCGAGCCGATGCGGCGGTTCCTGATGCAGGCCGTCGGCCTCGCGGCGATCGGCACCGTGGCCGATGTCGTGCCGCTCATCGACGAGAACCGCATCCTCGTGCGCAACGGCCTGGCGGCCCTGCGTCATCATCCCACCGTGGGATTCAAGGAGCTGGAGCGTGTCGCCCAGCTGACCCGCACGCCGGAGCTCGGCTGCGAGGACCTGGCGTTCTCGATCTGCCCGCGGCTGAACGCCACCGGGCGGCTGGGGCAGGCGGAGCTGGGTGTCGAACTGCTCACCACCAACTCGCCCGAGCGCGCCGCCGAGCTGGCTGATTATCTCGACGAGCTGAACGAGACCCGCAAGACCTTGGAGCGGAGCGTGCTGCTGGCGGCCCGCAAGCAGGCCAAGGAACGCTGCCGGCCCGAGACCGACCCGGCGCTCGTGCTCGCCGGCCACGGCTGGCACCCGGGCGTGATCGGCATCGTCGCCGGCAAGCTCGCCGAGCAGTACCACAAGCCGGTCGTTGTCGTCTCGCTCGACGAGCTGGGCGTGAAGCCGGGCATCGGATCGGGCCGCTCGATCCCCGGGTTCAACCTGCACGAGGCGTTCGCCCACGCGACCGAGCACCTGGAGAGCCACGGCGGCCACGCCGCGGCCGCCGGCCTGCGGGTGCAGGAGAAGAACGTCGAAGCGTTCCGGGTCGCTTTCTGTGCGTACGCCGAGCGGGCTCTGGGCGAAGAGAACGGCGGCCCCGAGATCCAGATCGACGCCGAGACCCCGCTCTCGGCGCTAACGCATCAGGCGGTGAGCCAGATCGAGCGCCTCGCGCCGTTCGGCCACGGCAACCGCCGGCCGACACTCTGCACGAGCGACGTCCGCATGGCGGGCCCGCCGCGCCGCATGGGGGGCGCCGGCCGCCACCTGTCGCTCGACCTGGAGCAGCACGGCGTGAAGTTGCGCGCGGTCGCCTTCGGCGGCGGCGACTGGGAGGAGGCCCTGCTGCGTGTCGACGGCCCGCTGTCGATCGCCTTCCGCCCGGTGATCAACACGTTCCGCGGGTATCGGTCGGTCGAGGTGCATCTGGACGACTGGAAGCGAGATGTTCCTTCGGGCGATTAG
- the rpmG gene encoding 50S ribosomal protein L33: MAKSGGKRKKKVESVFLVCEETGDYNYTVRRKLGGEKLKLKKFCPRLRKHTLHIEKKK, translated from the coding sequence ATGGCCAAATCCGGCGGCAAGCGTAAGAAGAAGGTCGAGAGCGTGTTCCTCGTCTGCGAGGAAACCGGCGACTACAACTACACCGTCCGGCGCAAGCTCGGCGGGGAGAAGCTCAAGCTCAAGAAGTTCTGCCCGCGTTTGCGCAAGCACACGCTGCACATCGAGAAGAAGAAGTAA
- a CDS encoding mechanosensitive ion channel family protein — MAEANPAAAAENLPTDAAVDAAAEDAANAAAVASGDPDQMLGVVQSSLVDLWTDFLARLPFLAAGVVVLFAAWGASSLAKSAVRRLLARSRFKRGVRDLAQQFASVTVWVLAIIVAAVIVFPGMTPAKVLAGLGIGSVALGFAFKDIVENFLAGVLILWRFPFDPGDYIVCGDVEGRVEEVTVRMTLVRQTNGELVVLPNAQLFKEPVTVRTYEPRRRSTIIVGVSYDTDVDEAREVLRDALSGCESVSSDHPVEIFAQEYASSSINFEVTWWCGTTPLDERSSRDEVVSATKRAMDTAGIEIPFPYRTLTFKEPLPLEGREDCETAES, encoded by the coding sequence ATGGCCGAAGCCAACCCCGCCGCTGCCGCCGAGAACCTTCCCACCGACGCGGCTGTCGACGCAGCCGCCGAGGATGCCGCCAACGCCGCCGCTGTGGCGAGCGGCGACCCGGACCAGATGCTCGGCGTGGTGCAGTCGAGCCTCGTGGACCTGTGGACCGACTTCCTCGCGCGGCTGCCCTTCCTAGCGGCGGGCGTCGTGGTGCTCTTTGCCGCCTGGGGGGCGTCGTCATTGGCCAAGTCGGCCGTTCGCCGGCTGCTCGCCCGCAGTCGCTTCAAACGTGGCGTGCGCGACCTCGCCCAACAGTTCGCCTCGGTGACGGTGTGGGTGCTCGCCATCATCGTCGCGGCGGTGATCGTCTTCCCCGGCATGACCCCGGCCAAGGTGCTCGCCGGCCTCGGCATCGGCTCGGTCGCCTTGGGGTTCGCCTTCAAAGACATCGTCGAAAACTTCCTGGCGGGCGTGCTCATCCTGTGGCGGTTCCCGTTCGACCCCGGCGACTACATCGTTTGCGGCGACGTCGAGGGACGCGTCGAAGAGGTCACGGTCCGCATGACGCTCGTGCGGCAGACCAACGGCGAGCTGGTCGTGCTGCCCAATGCGCAGCTGTTCAAGGAGCCGGTCACGGTGCGCACCTACGAGCCGCGGCGCCGCTCGACGATCATCGTCGGCGTGTCGTACGACACCGACGTCGATGAGGCCCGCGAGGTGCTGCGCGACGCTCTATCGGGGTGCGAGTCGGTCAGCAGCGACCACCCGGTTGAGATCTTCGCCCAGGAGTACGCCAGCTCGAGCATCAATTTCGAGGTCACCTGGTGGTGCGGCACCACGCCGCTCGACGAGCGGTCGTCGCGCGACGAGGTCGTGTCGGCCACCAAGCGAGCCATGGACACGGCGGGCATCGAGATCCCGTTCCCCTACCGCACGCTCACATTCAAAGAGCCGCTGCCGCTGGAGGGGCGTGAAGATTGCGAGACCGCCGAGAGCTGA
- a CDS encoding acyclic terpene utilization AtuA family protein, with protein sequence MKTLRVANAVSLAFQANADARIAAGRVDYAVADLWRNGRQVSDAPRLCAGLAEMTRRLAARLFLQGDLRLMVSAGPGSERRAARAIAEALATACPADGAALPCVAVVRGSNLIGRVDELFGVGAPGANTELADRLLRGPGPPEAAWAPLPPEPIAQGLHTSAQVVVVGAADAATLAIAAASEAFAWPANGAPDAQLASAAVRIDTDTPWARPDPSAPPTTIECDADGAVRLGGPGVSATTPYDGPSPPVDFGNRHGLVRYTRRYTVELTPPSGEDAGPLTAWIAHEASNAGVTTEHPTADHLTLACDDSDRLAAFCERLHDALALDPNAPAVTVSPAQPEHEDWPITLVAERFVTAVDERPAAEWLDE encoded by the coding sequence TTGAAAACGCTCCGCGTAGCCAACGCCGTATCGCTCGCCTTCCAGGCGAACGCCGATGCGCGGATCGCCGCCGGCCGCGTGGACTACGCCGTGGCGGACCTGTGGCGCAACGGCAGACAAGTGAGCGACGCCCCGCGCCTCTGCGCGGGCCTTGCCGAGATGACGCGGCGGCTGGCCGCGCGGCTCTTCTTGCAGGGCGACCTGCGGCTCATGGTGTCAGCCGGCCCTGGCTCCGAAAGGCGGGCGGCGCGGGCGATCGCCGAAGCGCTCGCCACCGCTTGTCCCGCCGACGGCGCCGCCTTGCCCTGCGTCGCCGTGGTGCGCGGCTCGAACCTGATCGGCCGCGTCGACGAATTGTTCGGAGTCGGCGCCCCCGGGGCAAATACGGAATTGGCCGATCGGCTCCTGAGGGGGCCCGGCCCGCCCGAGGCGGCGTGGGCCCCGCTGCCCCCCGAGCCGATCGCCCAGGGGCTCCACACCTCGGCCCAGGTGGTGGTCGTTGGTGCGGCCGACGCGGCGACTCTCGCGATCGCGGCGGCGAGCGAGGCGTTCGCGTGGCCCGCCAACGGGGCGCCCGACGCCCAACTTGCCAGCGCCGCGGTTCGCATCGATACGGACACGCCCTGGGCGCGCCCCGACCCTTCGGCGCCGCCGACGACGATCGAGTGCGACGCCGACGGCGCGGTGCGGCTCGGCGGCCCGGGCGTGTCGGCCACGACGCCTTACGACGGGCCGTCGCCGCCAGTCGATTTCGGCAATCGCCACGGCCTTGTCCGCTACACCCGCCGCTATACGGTCGAACTCACGCCGCCGTCCGGTGAGGACGCCGGCCCGCTCACCGCGTGGATCGCCCACGAAGCGAGCAACGCGGGGGTAACGACCGAACATCCCACGGCGGATCACCTCACGCTCGCCTGCGACGACTCTGATCGCCTGGCGGCGTTTTGCGAGCGGCTGCACGACGCTTTGGCGCTCGATCCGAACGCGCCGGCTGTCACAGTATCTCCCGCACAACCCGAGCACGAAGACTGGCCCATCACCCTGGTGGCGGAGCGCTTCGTCACCGCGGTTGACGAACGCCCGGCCGCCGAGTGGCTCGACGAGTAG
- a CDS encoding carboxypeptidase-like regulatory domain-containing protein, with amino-acid sequence MLSRTLALAVAFVTVTSPLEWTPAYGQENSAEAQLLEQIESLRTEVARLNENVERLESRFGQSEPSASDFSPVLLTIRTEEGRPLSGVRVRMTSRGSDGRRVEATGLSDDKGTLLSRNLPYGRYTLALTEPTGWYARVNSFLVEPGKAARHEIVAPDPTAKATLTISSAIRREAFEGLRFGTLKRRESMSILTTYTPEPSGDQTSRFDSFPTIAAGLQEVGALARVYVSQKVDQTDGKPLLWSQENNTQRLLLTNEGVRRVEKIEGATVSLSRSPDAVFFVQTSNFGRETYSVGHHLVDASDHLDSLEITISAGDVHLQIEELVARAEGRVLGALGFGRDDDPSRVWLGTTLNKGTQWSNKALSTAGWRPRSTSSVGGGYSLLEKTINLAAGEARQLTVQ; translated from the coding sequence ATGCTCTCCAGAACCCTCGCCTTGGCGGTAGCGTTCGTCACTGTCACCTCGCCCCTGGAATGGACCCCCGCCTACGGTCAAGAAAACTCCGCCGAAGCCCAGCTGCTCGAGCAGATCGAGTCGCTGCGAACCGAGGTCGCCCGGCTCAACGAGAACGTCGAACGGCTCGAGAGTCGATTCGGGCAGTCCGAGCCTAGTGCGAGCGACTTCTCGCCGGTTTTGCTGACCATACGCACCGAAGAAGGTCGCCCGCTTAGCGGAGTGCGGGTGCGGATGACTTCGAGAGGGAGCGACGGCCGCCGTGTCGAAGCCACCGGCCTTTCGGACGACAAAGGCACGCTCTTGTCGCGGAACCTGCCTTACGGCAGGTACACGCTCGCTCTCACCGAGCCAACCGGCTGGTATGCACGGGTCAACTCGTTTCTGGTCGAGCCGGGCAAGGCGGCGCGGCATGAAATCGTCGCGCCTGACCCTACGGCCAAGGCGACCCTGACTATCAGCAGCGCCATCCGCCGCGAGGCGTTCGAGGGGCTCCGCTTCGGGACGCTGAAACGCCGCGAGTCGATGTCCATTTTAACCACCTACACCCCCGAGCCTTCTGGCGACCAGACATCGAGGTTCGATTCTTTCCCCACGATCGCCGCCGGCCTGCAGGAAGTCGGCGCGTTGGCCAGGGTGTACGTGTCGCAAAAGGTCGATCAAACCGATGGCAAGCCGCTCCTTTGGAGCCAAGAGAATAACACGCAGCGGCTGCTGCTCACCAACGAGGGAGTGCGTCGCGTCGAGAAAATCGAGGGGGCGACCGTATCGCTCTCCCGCTCACCCGACGCCGTTTTCTTTGTTCAAACATCGAACTTCGGAAGAGAAACGTACTCGGTGGGGCACCACTTGGTCGACGCTTCAGATCACCTCGATTCGCTGGAGATCACTATTTCAGCCGGCGACGTCCATCTGCAGATCGAAGAGTTGGTTGCCCGTGCCGAAGGCCGGGTGCTCGGGGCGCTCGGCTTCGGACGAGACGATGACCCTTCGCGGGTGTGGCTCGGGACCACGCTGAACAAAGGTACGCAGTGGTCGAACAAGGCCCTCTCAACCGCTGGCTGGCGGCCGCGATCAACATCCAGCGTCGGGGGAGGATATTCTCTGCTTGAGAAGACGATCAACCTCGCCGCCGGCGAGGCGCGCCAATTGACGGTCCAGTGA